The proteins below come from a single Archangium lipolyticum genomic window:
- a CDS encoding DUF2381 family protein, with product MRNFLPPRSALFLVVIASVAMARERFPSVRSVYVRNDPQERAEQLFVTRDVTTVLRFQQPCTEAGTKMLGWEGRFEPVTCAGKRVLIEPLQTLEPEDRFLLVVRLADGTEVPFTISGSSWKEGEWPDQQVNVFLEPDAPDALRKQLEESKERERELWDQLTVESFTGSSENHTLAALLTQGAVRFTPFVIRKAWIFKNEDSNIQASVLTDGKEKVAVLFRVTNKDPSTPWRLMDARLFVLPPGSQPPLFVGEGRPFALRTNKKVIPPGETGFVAVVADKSAFDSPQGPSKLALGIFRHDGMLAAHVTLDRSLFKK from the coding sequence ATGCGGAATTTCTTACCTCCCCGGTCTGCTCTGTTTCTCGTCGTCATAGCGTCTGTGGCAATGGCGAGGGAGCGATTCCCCTCAGTCCGGAGTGTCTACGTTCGGAACGACCCGCAGGAGAGGGCCGAACAGCTATTCGTGACTCGTGACGTGACGACCGTTCTCCGGTTTCAGCAACCCTGCACCGAGGCAGGAACGAAAATGCTGGGGTGGGAAGGTCGTTTTGAGCCGGTGACGTGTGCCGGGAAGCGAGTGCTCATTGAACCGCTTCAAACCCTTGAGCCCGAGGACCGATTTCTCTTGGTGGTCCGGCTCGCGGATGGGACGGAAGTACCCTTTACCATTTCAGGGTCAAGCTGGAAGGAGGGAGAGTGGCCCGACCAACAGGTAAACGTGTTCTTGGAACCGGACGCTCCAGATGCGCTTCGTAAGCAGCTAGAGGAATCCAAAGAAAGGGAGCGTGAGCTTTGGGATCAACTCACGGTTGAGAGCTTTACGGGGTCGTCTGAAAACCACACCCTCGCGGCGCTCCTTACGCAAGGCGCGGTGAGGTTCACACCATTTGTGATCCGTAAAGCCTGGATCTTCAAGAATGAGGATTCGAACATTCAAGCTAGCGTTCTTACCGATGGTAAGGAAAAAGTGGCGGTTCTGTTTCGTGTGACAAACAAAGACCCATCCACTCCTTGGAGATTGATGGACGCTCGCCTGTTTGTGCTACCACCGGGGTCCCAGCCTCCATTGTTCGTCGGTGAAGGAAGGCCGTTTGCCCTACGAACGAACAAAAAGGTGATTCCCCCTGGCGAAACAGGATTTGTCGCCGTTGTCGCGGATAAGAGCGCTTTTGACTCGCCACAGGGCCCCAGCAAGCTTGCCCTGGGAATTTTTCGCCACGACGGAATGCTGGCGGCGCATGTGACGCTGGATCGTAGTCTCTTCAAAAAGTAA
- a CDS encoding DUSAM domain-containing protein: MAEETDLDDVWVLSRNVLQNGAPLELNDEMRALLLRTAQQVAISQQDAEDALRSLPTATTLLGEIHQRIGEGSRRLNRARDRVEELQEKGDLNGAQQLIRDVLSVEVVPFYREQAKILLDELTGLAEVLATGRINPDLHDRQQLAALSLRVQQGHALELTDDLRALLRRTAPTAAISETETEETLKSPEGAEALMGMVLSRFRESERRFLNSMYRMTRLRDSGDLEGARQQMRDVLAVEIVPQYRRMAEEQLRGLDSPPPES, from the coding sequence ATGGCTGAAGAGACGGACTTGGATGATGTATGGGTGCTGAGTCGCAACGTTCTTCAGAACGGAGCCCCGTTGGAACTCAACGACGAGATGCGCGCCCTTCTTTTGAGGACCGCTCAGCAGGTGGCCATCAGCCAGCAGGACGCGGAAGATGCTCTGCGCAGTCTGCCCACCGCAACGACGCTGCTAGGAGAGATCCACCAGCGCATTGGGGAAGGGTCCCGGCGACTCAACAGGGCCCGAGACCGGGTGGAAGAACTTCAAGAAAAAGGGGACCTGAACGGGGCACAACAGCTCATTCGTGACGTGCTCTCGGTGGAGGTTGTCCCCTTCTACCGGGAGCAGGCCAAAATCCTGCTAGACGAATTGACGGGACTTGCCGAGGTGCTCGCAACCGGGCGGATCAATCCGGACCTACACGACCGGCAGCAACTCGCGGCGCTCTCCCTCCGAGTTCAGCAGGGTCACGCCCTGGAACTCACCGACGACTTGCGCGCCCTTCTTCGCCGGACCGCCCCCACGGCAGCCATCAGCGAGACCGAGACGGAAGAGACCCTAAAGAGCCCGGAAGGCGCCGAGGCCCTGATGGGGATGGTCCTCTCTCGCTTCCGGGAGAGTGAGCGCCGATTCTTGAATTCGATGTACCGGATGACGAGGCTCCGGGACTCGGGAGACCTTGAAGGTGCGCGCCAGCAGATGCGTGACGTGCTGGCCGTGGAGATCGTGCCGCAATACCGCCGGATGGCCGAGGAACAGCTAAGGGGCCTCGACAGCCCGCCCCCGGAGTCGTGA
- a CDS encoding lysyl oxidase family protein: MRMRRVLISLTLVAMWGGCRPQEPEPPPDPSPGEAPVLSEKPLWTIEVPGPLRQSCFGHSIALGDVNGDGTWDLVVAAPPCTGMTGKGHLVLYAGEGASFSSEPVVAELDWRNPNPFANGRGGVVSIGDVNGDRFADILVRAQSAGTLVFAGGEELRAVLQEPLFRVPFLGIHVSGFLSDLDGDGLDDLVVTQGAGRVTYILRATPGAQEPFTQVRVFQELAARVIPAGDLNGDGRGELLRVTAEGSELFPGCGPDAPGVCEGGVSASRVWNAPEDVTAFFPDQDGDGHPEVLLSGAGRVQVHLFQPEGGVSPAPIWNLLGDAVFPGFGGAAMFAGDLDGDGQRTEFLLGSMGRLYAFFPQKALSAELRPAWAWPRSDSLGPGFPGYVRYAVVGAGDLNGDGYADLLAGLAPPQDQLAPTQATQPGRVVAFGGGRVPSGPSAPFLKEPRSCGLSSEGKPDVTVDADVLARTLYVEPRSFSEQSCEVTERCVGAPGNRRLLRFGVSIQNLGSGAVHIPSPEQRPDLYEFDACHQHHHLSGFASYELLDARSEVVAVGRKQGFFLVDLTPSCGDATPQAIREDESQGISPGWADVYSADYPCQWLDITDIPDGTYTLRVGVNKSGIVDELDVWPDSVDVKVKLSATSVEVLP, translated from the coding sequence ATGAGAATGCGCCGGGTGCTCATCTCGCTCACGCTGGTGGCGATGTGGGGGGGTTGCCGTCCCCAGGAGCCCGAACCGCCACCGGACCCTTCACCGGGCGAGGCCCCCGTCCTGTCCGAAAAGCCACTCTGGACGATCGAGGTGCCCGGGCCGCTCCGGCAGTCCTGCTTCGGTCACTCCATCGCGCTCGGGGACGTGAACGGGGATGGGACGTGGGACCTGGTGGTCGCCGCGCCCCCGTGCACGGGGATGACCGGCAAGGGCCACCTGGTCCTCTACGCTGGCGAGGGGGCGTCCTTCTCCTCCGAGCCCGTCGTCGCCGAGCTGGACTGGCGCAACCCCAACCCGTTCGCGAACGGGCGTGGCGGCGTGGTGTCCATCGGCGACGTGAATGGAGATCGCTTCGCCGACATCCTCGTCCGGGCGCAGTCCGCGGGGACACTCGTCTTCGCGGGAGGCGAGGAGCTCCGCGCGGTGCTCCAGGAGCCCCTGTTCCGCGTGCCGTTCCTCGGCATCCATGTGTCTGGCTTCCTCTCCGACCTGGATGGCGATGGGCTCGATGACCTCGTCGTGACCCAGGGCGCGGGGAGGGTGACGTACATCCTTCGCGCCACTCCCGGTGCCCAGGAGCCCTTCACCCAGGTGCGGGTCTTCCAGGAGCTCGCCGCGCGGGTCATCCCGGCGGGTGATCTCAATGGCGATGGGCGGGGGGAGCTGCTGCGCGTGACCGCGGAAGGCTCGGAGCTCTTCCCCGGATGCGGGCCGGACGCGCCTGGAGTCTGCGAGGGCGGCGTGTCGGCTTCACGCGTCTGGAATGCCCCCGAGGACGTGACGGCGTTCTTCCCGGATCAGGATGGAGACGGACACCCCGAGGTCCTCCTCAGCGGAGCGGGCCGCGTGCAGGTGCACCTGTTCCAGCCGGAGGGCGGTGTCTCGCCGGCGCCGATCTGGAACCTCCTCGGGGACGCGGTGTTTCCGGGCTTCGGCGGCGCGGCCATGTTCGCGGGAGACCTGGACGGGGATGGCCAGCGGACGGAGTTCCTGTTGGGCTCGATGGGGCGCCTGTACGCGTTCTTCCCCCAGAAGGCGCTCTCCGCCGAGCTGCGCCCGGCATGGGCCTGGCCGAGGAGCGACTCGCTGGGACCGGGCTTCCCCGGGTACGTGCGCTACGCGGTGGTGGGCGCCGGGGATCTCAACGGGGACGGATACGCCGATCTCCTCGCGGGCCTGGCTCCACCGCAGGACCAGCTGGCGCCGACGCAGGCGACGCAGCCGGGGAGGGTGGTGGCCTTCGGCGGAGGCAGGGTGCCGTCCGGGCCGTCCGCGCCCTTCCTGAAGGAGCCCAGGTCCTGCGGGCTGTCGAGCGAGGGCAAACCGGACGTGACGGTGGACGCGGACGTCCTCGCGCGCACGCTGTACGTGGAACCGCGAAGCTTCTCGGAGCAGTCGTGCGAGGTGACGGAGCGGTGCGTGGGGGCCCCCGGGAACCGGCGCCTGCTGCGCTTCGGCGTCTCCATCCAGAACCTGGGCTCGGGGGCGGTGCATATTCCATCCCCCGAGCAGCGGCCGGACCTCTACGAGTTCGACGCGTGCCACCAGCACCATCACCTCAGCGGGTTCGCCAGCTACGAGCTGCTCGATGCGAGGAGCGAGGTGGTGGCGGTGGGCCGCAAGCAGGGCTTCTTCCTGGTGGACCTGACGCCCTCCTGTGGGGACGCGACACCGCAGGCCATTCGTGAGGACGAGTCACAGGGCATCTCGCCGGGCTGGGCGGACGTGTACTCCGCGGACTATCCGTGCCAATGGCTGGACATCACGGACATCCCGGATGGCACGTACACATTGCGCGTGGGCGTGAACAAGAGCGGCATCGTCGACGAACTGGACGTGTGGCCAGACTCCGTCGACGTGAAGGTGAAGCTCTCGGCCACCTCGGTGGAGGTCCTCCCGTAA
- a CDS encoding GspE/PulE family protein, with amino-acid sequence MAQGPQTFSELSQYTLDRHSIRLLPEPFCRRHTVVVLGRFDAKTPDAPVTVGMLDPDNKTLRLRLADILQRPIQPVKLNRYEIDKALATGFGTGAQAKADIVIRARPPSPHPPTPVELVDDILAGALERKASDIHIESYLDDVDLRYRSDGILHQAYTDMDPQTVQEVVSRIKVLAGMDITERRRPQDGRIRAVITRGEEERVLDFRVSVVPSPGGEDVVIRVLDSSVGLVPVNKLGMNPAMETLFLQLLSNPEGLILVTGPTGSGKTTTLYGALAQLNDGRKKIITAEDPIEYYVPKVNQKQVSPQMNHAALLRALLRQDPNVMLVGEIRDLETGSMALNAAATGHVVLGTLHTADAVGAVGRLRGLELDDSDIADSLLAVLAQRLVRRICPSCVAPAEPTRKQKEVLGSLLDGLQPQTGLGCEECRHTGYRGRTGIYELLVVDAPMQDLIATGAHGAQLRRHAREHGFRTLVEDALDKIAAGQTTLAELVRVVPYRQILTLREERQQGRGVED; translated from the coding sequence ATGGCACAGGGGCCACAAACCTTTTCAGAGCTCTCGCAGTACACCCTCGATCGCCACTCCATCCGGTTGCTGCCAGAGCCGTTCTGCCGCCGCCACACGGTGGTGGTGCTGGGCAGGTTCGACGCGAAGACGCCCGACGCCCCCGTCACCGTCGGCATGTTGGATCCCGACAACAAGACCCTGCGGCTGCGGCTCGCCGACATCCTCCAGCGGCCCATCCAGCCGGTGAAGCTCAACCGCTACGAGATCGACAAGGCGCTGGCGACCGGCTTCGGCACCGGGGCCCAGGCGAAGGCGGACATCGTCATCCGCGCGCGCCCCCCATCTCCGCATCCCCCCACGCCCGTCGAGCTCGTGGACGACATCCTCGCGGGCGCCCTCGAGCGCAAGGCGTCGGACATCCACATCGAGAGCTACCTCGATGACGTGGACCTGCGCTACCGCAGTGATGGCATCCTGCACCAGGCCTACACGGACATGGATCCCCAGACCGTGCAGGAGGTGGTGAGCCGCATCAAGGTGCTCGCCGGGATGGACATCACCGAGCGCCGCCGGCCCCAGGACGGTCGCATCCGCGCCGTCATCACCCGGGGCGAGGAGGAGCGGGTCCTCGACTTCCGCGTGAGTGTGGTGCCCAGCCCCGGTGGCGAGGACGTGGTCATCCGCGTGCTCGACTCGAGCGTGGGGCTCGTGCCCGTCAACAAGCTGGGCATGAACCCGGCCATGGAGACGCTCTTCCTCCAACTCCTCTCCAACCCCGAGGGCCTCATCCTCGTCACCGGTCCCACGGGCAGCGGCAAGACGACCACGCTCTACGGGGCGCTCGCGCAGCTCAACGATGGGCGCAAGAAGATCATCACCGCCGAGGATCCCATCGAGTACTACGTCCCCAAGGTGAACCAGAAGCAGGTCAGCCCGCAGATGAACCACGCGGCGCTGCTGCGAGCCCTGCTGCGGCAGGATCCGAACGTGATGCTCGTGGGGGAGATCCGCGACCTGGAGACGGGCAGCATGGCGCTCAACGCCGCGGCCACCGGCCACGTCGTCCTCGGCACGCTCCACACCGCCGACGCCGTGGGCGCCGTGGGACGGCTGCGAGGCCTGGAGCTGGACGACTCGGACATCGCGGACTCGCTGCTCGCGGTGCTGGCGCAGCGGCTCGTGCGCCGCATCTGCCCGAGCTGCGTGGCGCCCGCCGAGCCCACCCGGAAGCAGAAGGAGGTGCTGGGCTCGCTGCTGGACGGCCTCCAGCCCCAGACCGGTCTCGGCTGCGAGGAGTGCCGCCACACCGGCTACCGCGGGCGCACCGGCATCTACGAGCTGCTGGTGGTGGACGCGCCGATGCAGGATCTGATCGCCACTGGAGCCCACGGAGCCCAGCTCCGCCGTCACGCGCGTGAGCACGGCTTCCGCACCCTGGTCGAGGACGCGCTGGACAAGATCGCCGCCGGACAGACCACGCTCGCGGAGCTGGTGCGCGTGGTGCCCTACCGGCAGATCCTCACCCTCCGCGAGGAGCGACAGCAGGGCCGGGGTGTCGAGGACTGA
- the msrA gene encoding peptide-methionine (S)-S-oxide reductase MsrA — protein sequence MWRILNPNKLKMPSAEEALPGRSTRMQVPKKHFVNGAPLEPPFPEGLEQAVFGLGCFWGAERKFWQTPGVYSTSVGYAGGHTPNPTYEEVCSGRTGHTEVVLVVYDPKKVSFETLLKVFWESHDPTQGMRQGNDVGTQYRSAIYWYTDAQRKAVEASREAYQKVLGAAGYDTITTEVRQAPEYYYAEDYHQQYLAKNPNGYCGLGGTGVSCPVGVAAAP from the coding sequence ATGTGGCGGATCCTCAACCCCAACAAGCTGAAGATGCCCTCCGCGGAGGAGGCCCTGCCGGGCCGTTCCACGCGGATGCAGGTTCCCAAGAAGCACTTCGTCAACGGCGCGCCGTTGGAGCCCCCCTTCCCCGAGGGCCTGGAGCAGGCCGTGTTCGGGCTGGGCTGTTTCTGGGGCGCCGAGCGCAAGTTCTGGCAGACGCCCGGGGTGTACTCGACCTCGGTCGGCTATGCCGGAGGCCACACTCCCAACCCCACCTATGAAGAGGTGTGCTCGGGCCGCACGGGGCACACCGAGGTGGTGCTGGTGGTGTACGACCCGAAGAAGGTCTCCTTCGAGACGCTCCTGAAGGTCTTCTGGGAGAGCCACGATCCGACGCAGGGCATGCGCCAGGGCAACGACGTGGGGACCCAGTACCGCTCGGCCATCTACTGGTACACGGACGCGCAGAGGAAGGCGGTCGAGGCCTCGCGCGAGGCCTACCAGAAGGTGCTCGGCGCGGCGGGCTACGACACCATCACCACGGAAGTGCGCCAGGCGCCCGAGTACTACTACGCCGAGGACTACCACCAGCAGTACCTGGCGAAGAACCCGAACGGGTACTGCGGTCTGGGCGGCACGGGGGTGAGCTGCCCCGTGGGCGTGGCCGCCGCGCCCTAA
- a CDS encoding ABC transporter permease — translation MLAVADNLRLALGTFLGNPLRSLLTLLGIVIGVTTVITMMALIEGLRLKVNNDLSQLGANTFQVSKWPSGFGRVNWQKYAKRKDLTLEDLRAIQESCPSVGTVSAADTEGGQKVSTSTTETRPSVRITGATPSYIDTSGITIAKGRFFGEVDAVDGRQVAVVGVDVVDALFPAMEPIGQEIRIKGRPFTVVGVLQRRGSFLGMQSMDNLIIMPMRAYEQLYGKVRSVGLSVQALEPDLLQKAQDEVTNLLRRRRDVAPLEPNDFEVRTNESMTETFNSLSQVITIASFGVCLLSLVVGGIGILNIMLVSVTERTKEIGIRKALGARKWRILGQFATEAVMLSLLGGSIGVGLGFGLAFLSRWVLGFNTVVPGWAVMLSLVMSSGVGLVFGIYPAARAARLDPVEAMRAD, via the coding sequence CTGCTGGCGGTGGCCGACAACCTGCGCCTGGCCCTGGGCACCTTTCTGGGCAACCCGTTGCGCTCGCTGCTGACGCTGCTGGGCATCGTCATCGGCGTGACGACGGTCATCACCATGATGGCGCTCATCGAGGGCTTGCGCCTCAAGGTGAACAACGATCTGTCCCAGCTGGGCGCCAACACCTTCCAGGTGAGCAAGTGGCCCTCGGGCTTCGGCCGGGTGAACTGGCAGAAGTACGCCAAGCGCAAGGACCTGACGCTGGAGGATCTCCGGGCCATCCAGGAGTCCTGCCCCTCGGTGGGCACGGTGTCCGCGGCGGACACCGAGGGTGGGCAGAAGGTGTCCACCTCCACCACGGAGACGCGCCCGTCGGTGCGCATCACGGGCGCCACGCCCAGTTACATCGACACCAGCGGCATCACCATCGCCAAGGGGCGCTTCTTCGGCGAGGTGGACGCGGTGGATGGGCGGCAGGTGGCGGTGGTGGGCGTGGACGTGGTGGACGCGCTCTTCCCGGCCATGGAGCCGATAGGCCAGGAGATCCGCATCAAGGGCCGGCCCTTCACCGTGGTGGGTGTGCTGCAGCGGCGCGGCAGCTTCCTGGGCATGCAGAGCATGGACAACCTGATCATCATGCCCATGCGCGCGTACGAGCAGCTCTACGGCAAGGTGCGCTCGGTGGGCCTGTCCGTGCAGGCGCTGGAGCCCGATCTGCTCCAGAAGGCGCAGGACGAGGTGACGAACCTGCTGCGCCGCCGCCGCGACGTGGCGCCGCTGGAGCCCAACGACTTCGAGGTGCGCACCAACGAGTCGATGACCGAGACCTTCAACAGTCTGTCCCAGGTGATCACGATCGCCAGCTTCGGGGTGTGCCTGCTGTCGCTCGTGGTGGGCGGCATCGGCATCCTCAACATCATGCTGGTGTCGGTGACGGAGCGGACGAAGGAGATCGGCATCCGCAAGGCGCTGGGGGCGCGCAAGTGGCGCATCCTCGGGCAGTTCGCCACCGAGGCGGTGATGCTGTCGCTGCTGGGTGGCTCCATCGGCGTGGGGCTGGGCTTCGGACTGGCCTTCCTCTCGCGCTGGGTGCTGGGCTTCAACACCGTGGTGCCCGGCTGGGCGGTGATGCTCTCGCTGGTGATGAGCTCGGGCGTGGGCCTGGTGTTCGGCATCTACCCCGCGGCGCGTGCCGCGAGGTTGGATCCTGTGGAGGCCATGCGCGCGGATTAG
- a CDS encoding ABC transporter permease, whose product MKGTARVDVLEGARIALYSLGANRMRTVLTTVGIGIGVATLLAIVGIIQGLNSSFEKQLASLGSNTLYVSKYPWVMTGDWWRYRNRKNFTLPQLEQIRTQSTYLSGISPVVGRNADVSFGGEQLSAVDLSGVTHEYLTVASYEVTAGRFLTEADDAVTRPVAVLGASVAEGLFPGLNPIGRSIRVEGRSFLVVGTLARKGKLLDEDQDLVVFVPFKTFFNTFGKSRGFNIAMSIENSEDMHKAEDQLVGILRRVRNTPPGTPDDFSINRPEMLAQTYQQLTGALYGVAMGVGLITLLVGGIGIMNIMLVSVRERTREIGIRRALGARKRTIVLQFLMEASAVSAVGGLLGTVVGLGTAKVVSLISPLAADVQLMTVFGGVGFAALVGLLFGIWPAARAANLDPVEALRYE is encoded by the coding sequence ATGAAGGGCACGGCGCGAGTGGATGTGCTCGAGGGGGCGCGCATCGCGCTCTACTCGCTCGGGGCCAACCGGATGCGCACGGTGCTCACCACGGTGGGCATTGGCATCGGCGTGGCCACGCTGCTGGCCATCGTCGGCATCATCCAGGGACTCAACAGCTCCTTCGAGAAGCAGCTGGCCTCCCTGGGCTCCAACACCCTCTACGTCTCCAAGTACCCCTGGGTCATGACGGGGGACTGGTGGCGGTACCGCAACCGGAAGAACTTCACCCTGCCGCAGCTGGAGCAGATCCGCACGCAGTCGACCTACCTCTCCGGCATCTCGCCCGTGGTGGGCCGCAACGCGGACGTGAGCTTCGGAGGCGAGCAGCTCTCGGCGGTGGACCTTTCCGGAGTGACGCACGAGTACCTCACCGTCGCCAGCTACGAAGTGACGGCCGGGCGCTTCCTCACCGAAGCGGACGACGCCGTCACGCGGCCGGTGGCGGTCCTCGGCGCCTCGGTGGCCGAGGGGCTGTTCCCGGGGTTGAATCCCATTGGCCGCTCCATCCGCGTCGAGGGCCGTTCCTTCCTGGTGGTGGGCACGCTGGCGCGCAAGGGCAAGCTGCTGGACGAGGATCAGGATCTGGTGGTGTTCGTGCCCTTCAAGACGTTCTTCAATACGTTCGGCAAGAGCCGGGGCTTCAACATCGCCATGTCCATCGAGAACTCGGAGGACATGCACAAGGCGGAGGACCAGCTCGTGGGTATCCTGCGCCGCGTGCGGAACACTCCGCCGGGGACCCCGGACGACTTCTCCATCAACCGCCCGGAGATGCTGGCCCAGACGTATCAGCAGCTCACCGGGGCGCTCTACGGCGTGGCGATGGGAGTGGGTCTCATCACCCTGCTGGTGGGTGGCATCGGCATCATGAACATCATGCTGGTGTCGGTGCGCGAGCGGACACGGGAGATCGGCATCCGGCGGGCGCTCGGGGCGCGCAAGCGCACCATCGTGCTGCAGTTCCTCATGGAAGCCTCCGCGGTGTCCGCGGTGGGCGGACTGTTGGGGACGGTGGTGGGATTGGGGACGGCGAAGGTGGTGTCCCTGATCTCCCCGCTGGCGGCGGACGTGCAGTTGATGACCGTCTTCGGCGGAGTGGGCTTCGCCGCGCTGGTGGGGCTGCTGTTCGGCATCTGGCCGGCGGCGCGAGCCGCCAACCTGGACCCCGTGGAAGCGCTTCGCTACGAGTGA
- a CDS encoding ABC transporter ATP-binding protein — translation MSEANGARSPWLIDVQDVTRVFHVGGEEVRALRGVSFGISRGEWVAIIGQSGSGKSTLMNVLGCLDTPSSGRYLLNNKDVSRMTDDELAIVRNVEIGFIFQTFQLLPRETALANVELPLVYRGIRAKERRERAKAALAKVHLDHRMHHRPNELSGGQRQRVAIARALVAEPSMLLADEPTGNLDSATGEEIVRLFEELHRAGNTLVLVTHEPKLAARCPRAIRLSDGQIVADGVGREVAHGDTHAPPAQAAGGA, via the coding sequence GTGAGCGAGGCCAACGGCGCCAGGAGCCCCTGGCTCATCGATGTGCAGGACGTCACCCGGGTCTTCCACGTGGGCGGCGAGGAGGTGCGCGCGCTGCGAGGCGTCTCCTTCGGCATCTCGCGCGGCGAGTGGGTGGCCATCATCGGCCAGTCCGGCTCGGGCAAGAGCACGCTGATGAACGTGCTGGGCTGCCTGGATACGCCCAGCAGCGGCCGGTACCTGCTCAACAACAAGGACGTGTCGCGCATGACGGACGATGAGCTGGCCATCGTGCGCAACGTGGAGATCGGCTTCATCTTCCAGACGTTCCAGCTGCTGCCCCGCGAGACGGCGCTCGCCAACGTGGAGCTGCCGCTGGTGTACCGGGGCATCCGGGCCAAGGAGCGGCGCGAGCGGGCCAAGGCCGCGCTGGCCAAGGTGCACCTGGATCACCGCATGCACCACAGGCCCAACGAGCTGTCGGGTGGTCAGCGCCAGCGCGTGGCCATCGCCCGGGCGCTGGTGGCCGAGCCCTCCATGCTCCTGGCGGACGAGCCCACGGGCAACCTGGACTCGGCCACGGGCGAGGAGATCGTCCGGCTCTTCGAGGAGCTGCACCGCGCGGGCAACACGCTGGTGCTCGTCACGCACGAGCCGAAGCTGGCGGCGCGCTGCCCGCGGGCCATCCGGCTCAGTGACGGGCAGATCGTCGCGGACGGCGTGGGGCGCGAGGTGGCCCACGGTGACACGCACGCGCCGCCGGCCCAGGCCGCGGGGGGCGCATGA
- a CDS encoding efflux RND transporter periplasmic adaptor subunit has protein sequence MKWWKAAIAGGLFLGGAAITAGGLKDRPPPMVEVQVTKARKGSVTRTITGAGKVQAATTVKISSSLSGDLMELLVKEGDRVTKGQVLGRIDRKRYEASVKQALAAQNAARSELQVAQVEADRTSAELARVEELGKKGLASAAEVEQAKAARDSALGRVGAAQQRLAQSSAVYDEAQTNLSKTTMLSPIDGNVIELSREVGERVRGSDLSEDVVMTIAALNIMEVKFEVGEHEVVHLKPGQPAEISVDALEGESYQGSVVEIAQKALIKNPGTEAEVTTFPVTVALSSRPPRVLPGMSAEVRISAETHDDTVLVPIQSVTVRPEKSLPDYKPAVEGGGLAVARRAETLAKVVFVVDADNKVQLRRVRTGIASDTDLEILEGIQPEDRVVEGPYRTLSKELKHGDAIREPQQGGPGGKKS, from the coding sequence ATGAAGTGGTGGAAGGCGGCGATCGCAGGCGGACTGTTCCTCGGTGGGGCGGCCATCACCGCTGGTGGGCTCAAGGACCGGCCCCCTCCCATGGTGGAGGTACAGGTGACGAAGGCCCGCAAGGGCTCCGTTACCCGCACCATCACCGGTGCTGGCAAGGTGCAGGCGGCCACCACGGTGAAGATCTCCTCCAGCCTCTCCGGCGACCTGATGGAGCTGCTGGTGAAGGAAGGGGATCGGGTGACGAAGGGCCAGGTGCTCGGCCGCATCGACCGGAAGCGGTACGAGGCGTCGGTGAAGCAGGCGCTGGCGGCCCAGAACGCGGCGCGCTCGGAGCTGCAGGTGGCCCAGGTGGAGGCGGACCGCACCTCGGCGGAGCTCGCCCGCGTGGAGGAGCTGGGAAAGAAGGGCCTGGCTTCGGCGGCCGAGGTGGAGCAGGCCAAGGCGGCCCGGGACTCGGCCTTGGGGCGGGTGGGGGCGGCCCAGCAGCGCCTGGCCCAGTCCTCCGCCGTGTATGACGAGGCCCAGACGAACCTCTCCAAGACGACGATGCTGTCGCCCATCGACGGCAACGTCATCGAGCTGTCGCGCGAGGTGGGCGAGCGGGTGCGTGGCTCGGACCTCTCCGAGGACGTGGTGATGACGATCGCCGCGCTCAACATCATGGAGGTGAAGTTCGAGGTGGGCGAGCACGAGGTGGTGCACCTCAAGCCCGGCCAGCCCGCGGAGATCTCCGTGGACGCGCTGGAGGGCGAGTCCTACCAGGGCTCGGTGGTGGAGATCGCCCAGAAGGCGCTCATCAAGAACCCGGGCACGGAGGCGGAGGTGACGACCTTCCCGGTGACGGTGGCGCTCAGCTCGAGGCCGCCTCGGGTGCTGCCGGGCATGAGCGCCGAGGTGCGCATCTCCGCCGAGACGCATGACGACACGGTGCTCGTCCCCATCCAGTCGGTGACGGTGCGTCCGGAGAAGAGCCTGCCGGACTACAAGCCGGCGGTGGAGGGCGGGGGCCTGGCGGTGGCCCGCCGCGCGGAGACGCTGGCCAAGGTCGTCTTCGTGGTGGACGCGGACAACAAGGTGCAGCTGCGCCGGGTGCGCACGGGCATCGCCTCCGACACGGACCTGGAGATCCTCGAGGGCATCCAGCCGGAGGACCGGGTGGTGGAGGGCCCGTACCGCACGCTGTCCAAGGAACTCAAGCACGGCGATGCGATCCGCGAGCCGCAGCAGGGCGGTCCGGGTGGGAAGAAGTCGTGA